A window from Cryptomeria japonica chromosome 1, Sugi_1.0, whole genome shotgun sequence encodes these proteins:
- the LOC131063205 gene encoding UDP-glycosyltransferase 91C1-like, translated as MAAEKQRALRVVMFPWLAYGHMTPFLELAKRLTAHGLKIFFVSTPLNIQRIKPQMWDAPGIDLVGLAMPSVEGLPAGVESTADCIGKEGGGGGLIPLLVQALDLLEKPFEALLRHLSPDFVVHDFVQYWVPRVASKLSIPIPTILFLALGAASISFAEGQFARGMENPSAEELTVAPPGFPSSIVGRRLFEARKVVALYRKQGEGISFRERGSICGRESWAVACNTCMELEGIYVEYLQAVTRRPVVPVGFLMPKLSPPPDDDICLQWLDRQPAASVVLVSFGSECTLTVDEIAAMAMGLQESGASFLWILPAGNSLPQGFQDQIGEKGLLVTKWVPQLHILNHPSTGAFLTHCGWNSITEGLRFGVPFIALPMQFEQGLNARRAQELNVGVEVRRNEDNGSFKKDDINKAIKDIMVEGGGVKIKYNVKKISNMLTDHNLQVSQRNIGNFVSMLRKFNK; from the exons ATGGCGGCGGAGAAGCAGAGAGCGCTCCGTGTGGTCATGTTCCCCTGGCTCGCCTACGGTCACATGACACCCTTCCTGGAGCTTGCCAAGAGACTCACAGCTCATGGTCTTAAGATCTTCTTTGTCTCAACCCCGCTCAACATTCAGCGAATCAAGCCCCAAATGTGGGACGCACCAGGCATAGATCTGGTAGGATTGGCCATGCCCTCCGTGGAGGGGCTGCCAGCTGGCGTGGAGTCGACAGCAGACTGCATTGGCAaggaaggaggaggaggtgggctAATACCTTTGCTCGTCCAAGCCCTAGATCTTTTGGAGAAGCCATTCGAAGCACTCTTGCGCCACCTCTCACCAGATTTCGTTGTCCATGACTTCGTGCAATACTGGGTTCCACGTGTGGCTTCCAAGCTGTCCATTCCAATCCCCACTATATTATTCCTCGCACTGGGAGCCGCCAGCATAAGCTTTGCGGAAGGGCAGTTCGCAAGGGGAATGGAAAACCCAAGCGCGGAAGAACTGACGGTTGCGCCGCCAGGATTCCCTTCCTCGATTGTTGGGCGCCGACTTTTTGAAGCACGGAAAGTGGTGGCGCTGTACCGTAAGCAGGGCGAGGGCATTAGCTTTAGAGAGCGCGGCAGCATCTGCGGGCGGGAGAGTTGGGCAGTCGCATGCAACACGTGCATGGAATTGGAAGGGATTTATGTGGAGTATTTGCAGGCCGTCACAAGGCGGCCTGTAGTCCCTGTGGGATTTCTTATGCCCAAACTCTCGCCGCCACCTGATGATGACATTTGCTTGCAGTGGCTGGACAGGCAACCAGCTGCGTCGGTGGTGTTGGTGTCCTTTGGCAGCGAGTGCACTCTCACCGTCGATGAGATCGCCGCCATGGCCATGGGATTGCAAGAAAGCGGCGCCTCTTTCCTCTGGATTCTGCCTGCCGGAAACAGCTTGCCACAAGGCTTCCAAGATCAGATAGGG GAAAAGGGACTGTTAGTGACAAAGTGGGTTCCGCAACTGCACATTTTGAACCATCCTTCTACAGGGGCTTTTCTCACTCATTGTGGGTGGAATTCAATAACAGAAGGGTTGAGGTTTGGGGTGCCTTTCATAGctcttccaatgcaatttgaaCAAGGGCTAAATGCAAGGCGAGCTCAAGAGCTTAATGTGGGAGTGGAAGTGAGAAGAAATGAGGATAATGGCTCTTTTAAGAAGGACGACATCAATAAAGCGATTAAAGACATAATGGTGGAAGGAGGAGGAgtgaaaataaaatataatgtcAAAAAGATAAGTAACATGTTAACTGATCACAATTTACAAGTCTCTCAAAGAAATATAGGAAATTTTGTCTCTATGCTTAGGAAATTTAACAAATGA